ATTTTGAACATAGTTGAAGACAAGATTACAGTCAAAGAAACTCGGTAAAGAAGAAGATTTCTCCACCTACCTTCTTCCATGGGAAGTTTTGAGTAAATGTGTGACAAGTTACGAATGAGAAATTAAAGGATATGATAAGATATGGGTTTGTAGAACTAAAATCCCTGCAGCAACTactaaagagaaaaagaaacgaCATTCCATATTGGCATGGCAAACAATGAAGATTTCTCCCTCTTAAAATTTCTCCCAGGAGCTTTTTCTAATGTGAGATAATGAAGGTGCAAGGTGGAATGTAAATTTTGTTAGCGATGTACAACGATAAGAATTGGGGAGACTGATGgtattctcttctttttcttctttttgctaAAGAAGTCAACAAGCCCAATGCGCTTGACTTCTGCACGGGTTGAAAGGTCTATGAAGGACAGACATAAGCAGCTAGCCTCATATCGCAAGTTGCCTGAATCCATGGTTTAAGCATGCAATGCCTATGTTAATTCGACGAAGTCCATGTTATAAGTAACTTCACCGTTATTAGGTCTACAAAAGGAATCTAGGATGGTGAACGCAAATGGAAAGGATAGACCACAAGCAAGAGAATGGGTTAAGGAGTGTTCAAAGTAGAATCCTATTATAGCTATTTTCAAAAGATCTCAACAACATAAGAAGACAAATACAACACACTTTTAGAAAGCCAACGGGCCAACCAAGTCAACAAATGAATAACTAAGGAATGGGAGATGGGTAGAATGACCATtgtaaatagaaaataatggaCAATACTGATGCAAAGATCCGCATTTTCACATCAGAAGGAAATATCGGTAAATCAATAGCAAAAACATGGTTCCCTAAAATCTCGAGGCACCCTAACATTCATATATAAAAGATGACATGGAGTTGATATAATGGACAGTAGTACCTTTTTCACTTTCTCATCCTTCTCAGCTTCTTTGCGTTTGTCCTTCTCGGATCCCTAAAAGAAAAAGTAGTGTAAAAACACATACTTAGATAAACAAATTAGAAGGTAACTGAATTTTGGAAATGCACCATGGATCTCACCAATTTGATAAAAACATCATCATTGCCCTTCTTGTTTGAAATCTGTTGCATGGATTCAAACTCTTTGACATCAACCCTTCTTTCCTTAGTCTTAAGAGCCTGGAGTgcttttctcttctcctccaaGACCTTCTCGTACTCCTCAAGAGTCATCTCCTATATTTAGGACCAATTTTAAGTAATTCATCAATTTGATAAAGATACATAAAGTGCGCACAACTGAACCACTGCTCCTGTAGTATGAATGTGAAACTCATGTGGAACTTGCATGAAGGTTTTTGATCATTAAGTATAAATTGTGTAAACCAGTAATAGAGTAATAGTCTGTTCATATGAACAAAAACCACATACGAAAAAAGAAGCCTGCCGCCCCAAACCTTTAGTTTTACAATCCTGAGAATCACAGAGAATTTTAACTTTCCTCACGGAAGTGTGGGAAAAGCAGCTTTAGAGCACAAAAACAGTTTAATCATATTGCAGCATAGGACATAATGGCTTAAATCTCACATAATAAACATTTTCAAAGGTCTTCAACACAATTTCACaggagaaaaaaaggaaagacgcatcataaaaatccaaataaagcAGCAATAGATATCGGCCTTCAGATGAACTAAAGAAGTAACCTGATGATAGAAAAATACTTACCTTATCCTCAGGTTCTTTTTCTTCAGGTTCATTAGCAGGGGTTTCCTTGTTCAAATCAGTCATATCTTCCTCCCCCACAGGCTTCACGTCACCCGGACTCTTCTCATTCTCATTAGCAACTTCCTCGGTCACCCTAAATGTAAGATTAGCAAAAGATTAACAGATATCACAAGCATATTCCTAGTAACATTAGGAGCACAATACACCAAGACcccatatcatcatcatctcaaaaataaaagaatttgaaCTCAAACACAAACATACTATGTTTTATACAGTTATAACTTATAATACCAAAACAAGCTGCAGTCCCCAATACGCAACCTTTTTCCCCAGCAGACTAGCACATATCATTATCAGGTGTCCTACATGCTAATTTAGGATTTAtagtttctctttttctcttaaaTTTATTATCTACAATGTAAGGTTGTTGATCAATTGATTGAATACAATAATAGACCAAAGGGCCTCTCCTCACTTGGATGCTCACGGCTGGCAACCCTTtcaaccaaaagaaaagaagataaagaatgGTAATTATTTTCGAATACAAGAGATGATTTTAATTTAAGCACTCACTGAGAAAGTTCATCAGTTGGAGTTCCCCAGTTCCCGCGGCCAGACCCTTCACGTTTAAATCCATTTCTGCACACCAGAACAGAAGAAAATAAGAGTTTATAATAAGAGAACAATTTGAGGGGAGGGGGTGGAGGGGGGCATAGACTAGATAAGGGTAAAAACTATCAACTACATTATGGCAAAAGACTTTGACGAAGAGAACaaactatctttttttttttaatggaaaatttgaagaaaactataaaaataaatacttacCCACGCCCAGTGCCACTATGACGTTCAAACGGCCTACGAGTCCGCTCCTCATCACCAACTTCTCCATTACCGAAACGACCACCACGGTGAGGACCACGAGGTCCACCATAGCCACGCCTTTCAGAGGATTTCGCAGCCTCTCTATCTTCAGGAGCACCTTGACCAGCAGGACCTCCACTGTTGTACGAATTCTCGTTGAAGACAGAGTCCCGATCATATCCACGCCCACCTCCACCACGGCCACGCCCATAACCAAGTCCACCTCCACTACGACCACGCCCAGAACCAAGTCCACCTCCACGACCTCCGCCACGGACAGCTTCAGTCCTTGTCTCCCTCACTATTGTTCatgcaaaaaaaattcagataTAATCATATTCACACGTACAACATTGGACTCTAAATCTTTACaagaatgggaaaaaaaaacccctacCCACTTTTCACAGATATATGTCCATGtatttattataatttacaAAACCAAAACAGGAACGAAGGAATTTAGTATCTGCACAATAACAGTAACTGTTTCCAAGTACTTCCAGGAAAAAGGAAATTGAATCTGTTTCAATAGCATCCTGTGAACACTTAACTACTCACACCACAAATACAAGTCTTTCCTCATGTTTTGCAGGGAAAACATTCATTTTCCATTTTAATTCTTTTATAACTCTTAGCAGAGAGGACAGCAGAAAATAAGGTCTTATCTGGTACCTATTAGTCAATCGGTTGTTTTCCTTAGGGTTATTaacaataaaaagtaatgagaataAGAAAATTGGAGCTGTTGTGTCCAGGTAACAATTTCCTCTGACCAGAAATCTAACTGCACCCACTAAAAGGAGATATCTTTTCACTAAAAGGAGATATTTTTTCTACAATAATGAAGCAATTCTCAACCATATGACTGTCTTCTGTCAGTATGGGTAAAAACACTGCAAACAACCACAAGACAGCAAACACTCTTTCAAAGGTTCCCCACTTGAGGGGAAGCACTTTCTTAGAATGAATGCAAAAAGCAATTCGAAGGACATTGGAAAAGATTTTCCCGTAATTCCATATATTTACAAGAAAAGCAAATCCACAAACGGTTTCTGTCAAAACCAAAATCCCCATTTAGGCAAAAGTCAAGACCATATGATGAATACCTGCCACATGAGATGGGagtccaagtctagcatcacatgTTTGaatctaactctctattgaaaaccaggttgacaatagaatgtttgtcctcccttataagttagaccccaaatccaccatcttccgatgagGATTCTCATCACCATATCACAACTACTCACAAAGTAACACAACACACAGACTATCAACCAGTCACACATTAATGAACAGATAACACATGAAGTGCAAAACTAATGAATAGCAAAGAAACATGCAAATTCTAAAGCCCCAAAGcaaaaaaattaacaacaatTTCCACATCAAACGCCTTGTATCAAACACTTAAAACGGGAATCAACAAATAGAAAACAGCATAATGAAGAGAGAGTTACCAGCTTGAGCCGGAGGGAGTGGCTTCGATGGGAGCTTAGCGGGCTTGTTCTGCTGAGCAGCCGCTGCGGCCGGCTTACCCTGACCCAGCTCCTTCTTCGTCGCAGCAGCGACCTTCTGCGGCTGAGCCGCAATCAGCTGCGACGGGTCCTCCGCGTCATCTCCCAACAAATCGAAAGGGTTCATGGTCGCCATTTCCGAATAATTCCCAAAAAAAACCCTTCGACACTCCACGAACTTCACCTCTTCGGGCGACCAAGAAAAACCCTAGATTATCAAAACCTCCATAAACACAACAGATGcgtatacatatatctataaatCCAGTCTCCGGTGTTAGATACAGAAAAGAAACGACAGTAAAAAGAGAAAACCCTAGCCGCaatagagagtgagagagagagagagacagagggaGTGAGGGCGAAACCTATCTAAAACGTCtcccttatttatttatttaataatagtTACTTAGTTAGTTAATGGGGATGGCGGGCGGGGACGGCGGTAACAACGTTTTTAGGTGGtaaaaatttgtattttaacttttaaaaatcataaatttataGTATTCATCAAAACAgactaattatatattttttattcgaaacaaacataaatttaacatgaaaaatatatgataatTCTATACTATatgatataaattcaaaatatttaacATTTTGATGAcgagaaatttgatttttattttaaaaaaatatattattgtgtttattatGATGAATACGATACATTcatcattttaaaaattgaaattttttttttaatttctcaaaAGTGTTGCTAAAGCTTGAgctgttgtaattttattacaatagGTCCTCGACACCCAGTTGATGGTGGTGAGGGGATAGTGTTTGTTCGATGGAGCTCGTGTGGGGTGTGACAATTTAtaatattcatataaattattattattattttatatttattattgctGCGGATAACGAGAACGTAATTTTTGAGAACTTTGATTCTCAATTATTTACATATGTACCATGGGCCTTAATTAACTGAATCTGTTGCTTTCTAACGAGATTGGAGGAAGAGGAGGGGAAGGCGTTGAAGATTAATAAATTGGGCTTTAGATTCGTATGGGGCTTGGACCTGCTAGCTGATGCTGGACCCTTCTCCTTTCTAATCCACTGTCCTGCTTGAAAAGTCCACAGTCCAAGTGAGCAGAGAAGAAGCCTAGAAATTTTGTGAGGGGGTAAAAAGTTGGGGAAGGTTCGGGGGCAGTGTCCCCcgaatattttttttaggattatttattgaaaaattaactaatttttaattgattatataataaaattaaagtgaaaaacaaaaacatcacaAAATGTATAGAAAccatgtatttataaaaatctCGAACCTCATATGCTCTTCAATCCTCGGACCTCCATAAAGAAAGAAATGCTAGGagattttaagaaaataaagaaatattgataaaaggagaagaataggttttaaaaaaagaaagaaagaaatgttgGTAGAGTTGAATTTACAGTTTAGGATGGTTGATGGCTGAATCTGTCACAGCCACGGCCACCCATTGTTTAATACTTTCACAAGAAAAAGCTACAAATAATTGACTTGGTTTCATGActcatgaaatatatatatatatatatataaaaggatTGAGAATTGTGTATGATCAATGGGttctttttaataaatatgTTCCGATCATAAATGGAAGTTTTCCACCTGCCAACAGCGTAAGTGTTGGGCCGAGGCTTAGTGCGCTTACACCCGCTAGTAGACTGAAGCCCACTAGTAAGCCCTCACACACAGGTGGCACCAAGAAATTGCTAACAACTAGATTCAAACCATGAGTATACACTTGACTAGAGCGCCTAACCAGGCCGAAGATCAACTGATCAGCCACCTCTCGGTGGTTAGTAATAAGCTTCTTTCCATCTGAGGTAGCACGACCATAGTGCTCTTCTTGCCGTCTTGGAGTGGGTTCTGGAGGAAGATTGGAAGCTGAAGGTAGATTGCCCTTTCTCGAGAAAGGTTGCAGGGTTTCTCAAGGAAGGCcaacgttttttgcaatttcttttatttcttttatttccttGAATTACAATTAAGATTTTTCCTAACTATTTAGGGTTGTAAAACTCTCTCATTAGAGAGgagctttttttttgaaattaatatGAGAAAAATCAGAGATTCTTCTCTAACCCTATTTAgttcatgaagaaaaaaaaaaggaagaagagaatgatTGCAAGTGTCGTTTTTCTTTCATGATAACTTTATGTTACAAAGTCTAACATATATAGTTACAGAATCACACGTCTTTCTCCCTAATTCTACTGTCAATCCCATAATTATAGGGATGTAATTATGGAATGTTGACTAATATCATATCATGCCGTGTTGAATGTTGACTAATATCATATCATGCTGTGTTGACTAATACCATATCATCTAATattccccctcaagctggatcaagaggattgattgagccaagcttggaaagtAATCGGTGAAACTGAGTAGAAGATAGCGCTTTGGTGAATATGTCCGCGAGTTGATCATGACTACGAGTATATTTGGTGGCAATCAATTCGGACTGAACCTTTTCTCGAACATAATGACAGT
This sequence is a window from Tripterygium wilfordii isolate XIE 37 chromosome 8, ASM1340144v1, whole genome shotgun sequence. Protein-coding genes within it:
- the LOC120004313 gene encoding RGG repeats nuclear RNA binding protein A-like, yielding MATMNPFDLLGDDAEDPSQLIAAQPQKVAAATKKELGQGKPAAAAAQQNKPAKLPSKPLPPAQAVRETRTEAVRGGGRGGGLGSGRGRSGGGLGYGRGRGGGGRGYDRDSVFNENSYNSGGPAGQGAPEDREAAKSSERRGYGGPRGPHRGGRFGNGEVGDEERTRRPFERHSGTGRGNGFKREGSGRGNWGTPTDELSQVTEEVANENEKSPGDVKPVGEEDMTDLNKETPANEPEEKEPEDKEMTLEEYEKVLEEKRKALQALKTKERRVDVKEFESMQQISNKKGNDDVFIKLGSEKDKRKEAEKDEKVKKSVSINEFLKPAEGERYHGQSGRGRGRGRGSRGFSARDGTSNVQAPAIEDPGQFPTLGGK